From Prochlorococcus sp. MIT 1223, the proteins below share one genomic window:
- a CDS encoding DUF2905 domain-containing protein, whose product MGLGHLPGDIILKSENSTFYFPVVSCIAISLIVSILLNFFRSS is encoded by the coding sequence ATAGGTTTAGGTCACTTGCCTGGCGACATAATTTTGAAAAGTGAAAACTCAACCTTTTATTTCCCAGTGGTTAGTTGTATTGCTATTAGTTTGATTGTTTCTATTCTGCTTAACTTTTTCAGATCCTCTTAA
- a CDS encoding tetratricopeptide repeat protein codes for MKGFGDQSKSHKKKVPYLKSKQNHYQILLQALKYHSEGNTSKAEKCYQFLIEDGFKDERVFNNHGMILINHGKLKEAELSIRKAIALNPNDAIAHSNLGGVLKDLGNLKEAKFFIQEAIKLKPNFGQAYYNMGCILQDLGELYDAINFYKKAIKLNDKFADAKWRLITLKGKICDWSDQKTQNIWIENLGIEGSYTQPFGLFYYEDNPLKQLLRAKNLYRKKYYRKSKEIHKLNNKKIRIGYFSSDFRAHPVMYLLASILKLHDKSKFEIYLYSFAPKEDKYTEIAKSSGCIFKDIKNLNDVEAVELSRNDKLDIAIDLMGYTVHNRMEIFSYRVAPIQISYLGYPGTLGANTIDYIIADEIIIPKKYESLYTEKVIRMPSCYQCNDNTKEICKEDISRKEYNLPEKGFVFTSFCANKKITPKEFDIWMRLLTKVKGSVLWLYKSNKYSMENLIKEAEKRNIDPNRLVFANKLPLLKKHLARYSLGDLGLDTFNFNGHTTTSDALWSGLPVLTKIGESFAARVSASILTSIGLPELIANSEIEYEEKALYIAENPEKLINLKSQLAKLRKTSTLYNSELFTRNLENKFMELNSN; via the coding sequence ATGAAAGGGTTTGGCGATCAGAGTAAATCTCATAAAAAAAAAGTACCATATTTAAAATCTAAACAAAATCATTATCAAATACTACTTCAAGCACTTAAATATCATTCAGAAGGTAATACATCTAAAGCAGAAAAGTGTTATCAATTTTTAATAGAAGATGGATTCAAAGATGAAAGAGTTTTTAACAATCATGGAATGATATTAATAAATCATGGAAAATTGAAAGAAGCTGAATTATCAATTCGTAAGGCAATTGCACTTAATCCAAATGATGCAATAGCACATTCAAACTTAGGAGGAGTTTTAAAAGATCTTGGTAATTTAAAAGAAGCTAAATTCTTTATTCAAGAAGCAATTAAACTCAAACCTAATTTTGGACAAGCCTATTATAATATGGGCTGCATTTTACAAGATCTTGGTGAATTATATGATGCTATAAATTTCTATAAAAAAGCGATAAAATTGAATGATAAGTTTGCCGATGCCAAGTGGCGTTTGATAACTCTTAAAGGAAAAATCTGCGACTGGAGTGATCAAAAAACCCAAAATATTTGGATTGAAAATCTTGGAATTGAGGGCTCCTATACACAACCATTCGGATTATTTTATTATGAAGATAATCCCTTAAAACAATTGCTGAGAGCTAAGAATCTGTATAGGAAGAAATACTATAGGAAATCAAAGGAAATACATAAATTAAATAATAAAAAAATTCGTATAGGTTATTTCTCATCAGATTTCAGAGCACATCCAGTCATGTATTTACTGGCCTCAATACTTAAGTTGCATGATAAATCTAAATTTGAAATATACTTATACTCATTTGCGCCAAAAGAAGATAAATATACTGAGATTGCTAAGAGTTCTGGATGTATTTTTAAAGATATAAAAAATCTTAATGATGTTGAAGCTGTTGAGTTATCTAGGAATGATAAGTTAGATATTGCTATTGATCTTATGGGTTATACTGTTCATAATAGAATGGAAATATTTTCTTACAGAGTAGCTCCAATACAAATTAGCTATCTTGGATATCCAGGAACTCTTGGAGCTAATACTATTGACTATATCATCGCAGATGAAATTATAATACCTAAAAAATATGAGAGTCTTTACACCGAAAAGGTCATAAGAATGCCAAGTTGTTATCAATGCAATGATAATACAAAAGAAATATGTAAGGAGGATATTAGTCGCAAAGAATATAACCTACCTGAAAAAGGATTTGTATTTACTTCTTTCTGTGCCAATAAGAAAATTACTCCAAAAGAGTTTGATATTTGGATGAGGTTACTTACAAAGGTAAAAGGGAGTGTGCTTTGGTTATATAAATCAAATAAATATTCCATGGAAAACTTGATTAAGGAAGCAGAGAAAAGAAATATAGATCCAAATAGATTGGTCTTTGCTAATAAATTGCCATTATTAAAAAAACATCTTGCAAGATATTCTCTTGGTGATTTAGGCCTTGATACCTTTAACTTTAATGGACACACAACCACCTCTGATGCTTTGTGGTCAGGGTTGCCAGTCCTGACCAAAATTGGAGAGAGTTTTGCTGCAAGAGTATCTGCAAGTATACTTACTTCCATTGGTCTTCCTGAGCTAATCGCTAACAGCGAAATAGAATACGAAGAGAAAGCATTATATATAGCAGAAAATCCTGAGAAACTAATAAACTTAAAATCTCAATTAGCTAAGTTAAGAAAAACCTCAACACTTTACAATTCAGAATTATTTACAAGAAATTTAGAGAATAAATTCATGGAATTAAATTCAAACTGA
- the clpS gene encoding ATP-dependent Clp protease adapter ClpS, giving the protein MEFSTNSTTTVLDPKTTKKKYPEARIIVLDDNFNTFEHVANCLMTIIPGMSKKRSWALAVEVDSEGLAEVWRGPLEQAELYHQQLISKGLTMAPIEKT; this is encoded by the coding sequence ATGGAATTTTCAACGAATTCAACTACGACAGTCTTAGATCCAAAGACAACAAAAAAGAAATATCCAGAAGCAAGGATAATAGTTCTAGATGATAACTTTAATACGTTTGAACATGTGGCAAATTGTCTCATGACAATCATTCCAGGAATGAGTAAAAAAAGATCATGGGCACTTGCCGTCGAAGTAGATAGTGAAGGTTTGGCGGAAGTATGGAGAGGTCCCCTTGAACAGGCAGAGCTGTATCATCAGCAACTGATCAGCAAAGGATTAACAATGGCACCAATTGAAAAAACATAA
- a CDS encoding SIMPL domain-containing protein produces the protein MQPFSFLKTLSNNSVQIFRRTPPLVFAMSILSIGGFIGFTSATKILVSGLKPAEDTITVTGASTERIESDMAKWDIKVQTIGSSQIDSYQNHIKSIKKTINFLNSYGLKTNDYQTVELGPATTSKQVSKNNKTGKIISTHWLTSQWIEIESTDVVNINKVHRKISQLLGKGVLVKSNSPKFTYTKLAGKRIDMLAKATKDARIRAEAIVRETGSELGSVKKVNTGVFQITVPNSTRVSNWGSYDTSTIQKDITAVMGVTFAIN, from the coding sequence ATGCAACCTTTTTCATTTTTGAAGACCCTCTCCAATAACTCTGTTCAAATATTTCGAAGAACTCCTCCTCTTGTTTTTGCAATGTCCATCCTTTCAATAGGGGGATTCATCGGATTTACAAGTGCGACAAAAATCTTAGTCTCAGGGCTAAAGCCTGCAGAAGACACTATCACTGTTACTGGAGCAAGTACAGAGCGTATCGAAAGTGATATGGCGAAATGGGACATCAAAGTTCAGACTATAGGATCTTCTCAAATTGATTCCTATCAAAACCATATAAAGTCTATAAAGAAAACAATTAACTTCCTTAATAGCTATGGCCTGAAGACAAATGACTACCAAACAGTAGAATTAGGCCCTGCTACAACGTCAAAGCAAGTCTCAAAAAACAATAAAACTGGTAAAATCATTTCTACTCATTGGCTAACTAGTCAATGGATAGAGATAGAAAGCACAGACGTTGTCAACATTAATAAAGTGCATCGAAAGATAAGCCAATTACTTGGTAAAGGTGTACTTGTAAAATCGAATAGTCCCAAATTTACTTATACCAAGCTTGCCGGGAAACGAATAGACATGCTTGCTAAAGCCACTAAAGATGCGCGTATTCGTGCCGAAGCGATTGTCCGTGAAACAGGCTCGGAGCTAGGCAGCGTAAAGAAAGTAAATACTGGGGTCTTTCAAATCACTGTTCCTAATTCAACCAGAGTTAGTAACTGGGGTTCTTATGACACAAGTACAATACAAAAAGACATCACAGCAGTTATGGGTGTGACGTTTGCGATCAATTAA
- a CDS encoding OsmC family protein has translation MHTEAQHVHSGQTLRTDAPVDHAGKGENFAPTDLLATAVGTCFLTVMGITGKEKGWELSEITVEIEKKMTTHGPRKIESLLLQIKMPSDLAFDQLKVLQRATKDCPVLRNLDNSIRINVQWNQSKSKKKISLNFVPTNMFRETPQVTFFDAGVKGSNGSDVVIHHRSAISPPNDNEIEQYYVHHHQVDHNFVLAGKRTFTLLNPEWEDPHHVIYLNQKMGALQIPIGTYHRSVSGPEGSIVLNQAVRDSDFDPTKEFQPVSLRHQADLQKAKAADPVFWIWGDGKIRRLKVGGISSGKQNITA, from the coding sequence TTGCATACAGAAGCTCAGCATGTGCATTCTGGGCAAACACTTAGAACTGATGCACCTGTTGATCATGCAGGGAAAGGCGAAAATTTTGCTCCTACTGATTTACTGGCGACAGCAGTAGGGACTTGTTTCCTTACGGTGATGGGAATTACAGGAAAAGAAAAAGGTTGGGAATTAAGTGAGATAACAGTGGAAATTGAAAAGAAGATGACAACTCATGGTCCACGCAAGATTGAATCTTTATTGCTACAAATTAAAATGCCAAGTGATTTAGCGTTTGATCAATTAAAGGTTCTTCAAAGGGCCACGAAGGACTGTCCTGTTTTGAGAAATCTAGATAACTCAATACGAATTAACGTTCAGTGGAATCAATCGAAAAGTAAAAAAAAGATTTCTTTAAACTTTGTCCCCACGAATATGTTTAGGGAAACGCCTCAAGTCACTTTCTTTGATGCAGGAGTTAAGGGCTCTAATGGATCTGATGTAGTCATTCATCATAGAAGTGCAATTTCTCCTCCAAATGACAATGAAATTGAGCAGTATTATGTCCATCATCACCAGGTTGACCACAATTTTGTCTTAGCGGGGAAGCGTACTTTTACTTTGCTCAATCCCGAATGGGAAGATCCTCATCATGTGATTTATCTCAACCAAAAAATGGGTGCTCTCCAGATACCTATTGGTACTTATCATCGATCTGTTTCAGGGCCGGAAGGCAGTATTGTATTGAATCAGGCGGTTAGAGATAGCGATTTCGATCCAACGAAGGAATTTCAGCCTGTTAGTTTGAGACATCAAGCTGACTTGCAGAAAGCAAAGGCAGCCGACCCTGTTTTCTGGATTTGGGGAGATGGAAAAATCAGAAGATTGAAAGTTGGTGGTATTTCAAGTGGCAAGCAAAATATCACGGCTTAA
- a CDS encoding metal ABC transporter solute-binding protein, Zn/Mn family gives MSLPLVRLFPRKPLINRVILSNSLLAGAVFLTGISQSVQAQPSSIVAVEPLTCDLVSAISLPSSPVTCLIDRSRDVHDVKFSPRQAQALNNASQIFTLGTEMTPAMKKWLNNPITVVVGVSAIEIDDHDDHDDHSASNHDDHDDHDDHSAAKQDEHDDHGAEAFEWAGVFELLPGTYKWSFAKVDGDYADPAMKMVILKSGDIEASEELAEELLESKNSEVKRNNDKLVAQEKAYVLTFNERKDSTTFKVEIKKAGKYAFFTEHMPFEFEADEHFFKDVSGDDIEPIAQVPDEGGDHHHHHDHGGLDPHIWHDPHNIIKMGNVISKNLNKKVSFFDRETKKVIKERTQSVNSILEDLDQWTQRQVATIPSNQRTIVSKHKAMEYYGDAFGLKTISLLDFLGHSSSLRPQTISKVITELREENVQVIFAEQKPPSKLLNNLSRQTSTPIAKQQIFVDGLMLTGNTISVSVHNTCTIVDSLGGSCNKKAGNQLSYRWDLLTN, from the coding sequence ATGTCGCTTCCCCTAGTAAGATTATTCCCACGAAAACCATTAATTAATAGAGTAATTTTAAGTAACTCTCTTTTAGCTGGAGCAGTATTTTTAACTGGAATTAGTCAGAGTGTTCAAGCCCAGCCTAGCTCAATAGTTGCTGTTGAACCTTTAACTTGTGATCTTGTTTCTGCAATTTCACTACCTTCGAGCCCAGTTACTTGTTTGATTGATAGGAGTCGGGATGTGCATGATGTGAAATTTTCTCCGAGGCAGGCCCAAGCTTTAAATAATGCCAGTCAGATTTTTACCCTTGGGACAGAAATGACTCCCGCAATGAAAAAATGGCTGAATAATCCAATAACTGTTGTTGTTGGTGTAAGTGCAATAGAAATTGACGACCACGACGACCACGACGATCATTCAGCTTCTAACCACGACGACCACGACGATCACGACGATCATTCAGCTGCTAAACAAGACGAACACGATGATCATGGAGCTGAAGCTTTTGAATGGGCTGGTGTCTTTGAACTTTTACCAGGGACCTACAAATGGTCTTTTGCAAAAGTCGATGGCGACTATGCGGATCCTGCAATGAAAATGGTCATCCTTAAATCTGGGGATATTGAAGCATCAGAAGAGCTTGCTGAAGAATTATTAGAGTCCAAAAATTCAGAAGTTAAACGCAATAATGACAAACTTGTTGCACAGGAAAAAGCCTATGTCCTTACATTTAATGAGAGAAAAGACAGCACAACATTCAAGGTTGAAATCAAAAAAGCTGGTAAATATGCATTCTTTACTGAGCATATGCCTTTTGAGTTTGAAGCCGATGAGCATTTCTTTAAAGATGTTTCAGGCGATGATATTGAACCGATAGCTCAAGTTCCAGATGAAGGTGGTGATCATCATCATCACCATGATCATGGAGGACTAGATCCACATATTTGGCATGACCCTCATAACATCATCAAGATGGGAAATGTCATTTCTAAAAATCTCAACAAGAAAGTTTCATTCTTTGATAGAGAAACTAAAAAAGTTATAAAAGAAAGAACTCAATCTGTTAATTCTATTTTAGAAGATTTAGATCAATGGACTCAAAGACAAGTAGCAACAATCCCTTCTAATCAAAGGACGATAGTTTCTAAGCATAAAGCTATGGAATACTATGGGGATGCTTTTGGTTTGAAAACTATTAGCTTATTAGATTTTCTTGGTCATTCATCGAGTCTTAGGCCTCAGACCATTTCAAAAGTAATAACAGAGCTTAGAGAAGAGAATGTACAAGTTATATTTGCTGAGCAAAAACCTCCTTCAAAGCTATTGAATAACTTGAGTAGACAAACTTCGACTCCTATCGCAAAACAACAAATTTTTGTTGATGGTTTAATGCTTACAGGAAATACTATTTCTGTATCTGTTCATAACACATGTACCATAGTTGATTCTTTGGGTGGTTCCTGTAATAAGAAAGCAGGTAATCAACTATCCTATAGGTGGGATTTATTAACTAATTGA
- a CDS encoding GTP-binding protein, translating to MTIENKVPVTILTGFLGSGKTTLLNRILSEEHGKRIAVIENEYGEVGIDQGLVINADEEVFEMSNGCICCTVRGDLIRVLGNLMKRRDKFDYVLVETTGLADPGPVAQTFFMDDEIRNEFSLDGIVTLVDAAHIDQQLGRSDESSEQVAFADVLVLNKTDLVSDESLDILESRLRDMNRMARVVRSKQAEVSIDTVLNLSAFDLDQVLKRRPTFLEPEYPFEWTGVFSLEKGLYELSLEDGPDPTMSLVVLEGQGIDEAALNIGAESCVRLYADSAELLYPESTIPIGKHVSLQLQSNGRKSFYLELQNATHIGLFTQHTSEEFDIKVFRVDSSITSTAIDIKNEFMVQPKAERTWVAEHEHDDEVGSIAIERLGDVDPEKLNKWLSRLLSEKGVDIFRTKGFISYAGESRRMVFQGVHMLFTAQPDKEWGSEPRRNQLVFIGRNLDEEEMSREFDNCLV from the coding sequence ATGACTATAGAAAACAAAGTCCCTGTTACCATCCTTACTGGCTTCCTTGGCTCTGGCAAAACCACTCTTCTTAATCGGATTCTGAGTGAAGAACACGGTAAACGAATAGCTGTAATCGAAAATGAATATGGTGAAGTTGGTATTGATCAGGGTCTGGTCATTAATGCTGACGAAGAAGTCTTTGAAATGTCCAACGGTTGCATTTGCTGCACCGTTCGTGGTGATCTGATTCGAGTATTAGGCAACCTCATGAAGCGACGCGATAAATTCGACTATGTGTTGGTTGAGACAACAGGACTTGCTGATCCTGGCCCTGTTGCTCAGACATTTTTTATGGATGACGAAATCCGTAATGAATTTTCTCTTGATGGCATTGTTACTCTTGTTGATGCGGCTCATATTGATCAGCAACTCGGTCGAAGTGATGAAAGTTCTGAGCAGGTTGCCTTCGCAGATGTTCTTGTCCTAAATAAAACGGATTTAGTTTCTGATGAATCTCTTGATATTCTTGAATCACGGCTACGAGATATGAATCGTATGGCTCGTGTTGTGCGTAGTAAGCAAGCTGAGGTGTCTATTGATACTGTGCTAAACCTTAGTGCTTTTGATCTAGATCAGGTGTTAAAGCGTCGCCCCACTTTCCTTGAGCCAGAATATCCATTCGAATGGACAGGTGTCTTTTCTCTTGAGAAAGGTCTTTATGAACTTAGCCTCGAAGACGGACCTGATCCAACTATGTCGCTTGTCGTTCTGGAAGGTCAGGGGATTGACGAAGCAGCTCTTAATATTGGTGCAGAATCTTGCGTAAGACTATACGCTGACTCTGCGGAACTTCTTTATCCAGAAAGCACAATTCCAATCGGAAAACATGTGAGTCTTCAGCTTCAGTCGAATGGGCGTAAGTCTTTCTATTTAGAACTTCAAAACGCTACTCATATTGGGCTGTTTACTCAGCACACATCTGAGGAATTTGATATAAAAGTATTCCGTGTTGATAGTTCAATTACTTCAACTGCAATTGATATCAAAAATGAATTTATGGTTCAACCTAAAGCTGAGCGTACTTGGGTTGCAGAGCATGAACATGATGATGAAGTGGGATCAATTGCTATCGAGCGATTAGGTGATGTTGATCCAGAAAAACTCAATAAGTGGTTGAGTCGTCTCCTCTCAGAAAAAGGTGTAGATATATTTAGGACGAAAGGATTTATAAGTTATGCGGGTGAGTCCCGACGAATGGTTTTTCAAGGGGTTCACATGCTTTTCACTGCTCAGCCTGATAAAGAGTGGGGAAGTGAACCACGCCGCAATCAATTAGTGTTTATTGGTCGAAATCTTGATGAAGAAGAAATGTCTAGGGAGTTCGATAATTGCCTGGTATAG